ATACATTTCCCATTCCCCGCAAATTGCTTCTCAAATTTTCCCTCGCCAAATTTTGATTTTTTAATATTTGCACAGTTCATCAAATACGTCAAGTAAATATTTAAAAAATTGAAACGGCATTTGTAAATGGGTACTTCTTCTGTAATTATTGTTGACAGGAAAACTATTATAAAAGATAATTAAAAAATGATGCGGCTAAATACAATAAAAAGAACATGTTTATCCAAAACTTCTCGACTAATATTTAGGAGAATCCGTGGCTAAAAAAATTTTTGTAGCGCTATATCTGTTATATGCCCTGTTTTTTATTTATAATACATCGGTTGTAGTACAGGGGCAACGGTACTTTTTGCTTGCTGATGATGCCGTTATCAGCATGCAATACGCAAAAAATATGGCAACCGGACATGGGCTAAAATGGAGTCTGGATTCAAAAGTTGAAGGTATTACAAACCCTCTGTGGACATTATACATGTCAATACCGCATTTTCTGAATATTCCTCTTTCTAAAACAGCCCTATTTATTCAGTTTACGGCGCTGTTATTTATGCTTTTGACGCTCAAATATGTGTGGAATATTTCAAAAAGCATGACTGCGGTATTTTTTACGGCTTTTTTTTACAGGATGAATTACTGGTTTTACAGCGGATTAGAAGTCAGTATACTGACTTTCCTGACAGTGTTTGTTGTTTATCTGGTGCTTAAAGAGGATAACCCTGTTAAAATTTATTTTATATGCGGTTTGATGACGTTAATAAGGATAGATATGGCGTTGTTTTTTACCGCAACAATATTAATATATAAAAAAGACTGGATAAAAGGCCTTGTTATACTGATTATATTTATGGGAGCGCAGACGCTGGCCAGGTATTTGTATTTTGGAGATTTATTGCCTAATACCTATTACCTTAAAATGTACGGGTATGAACTTCATCACAGGCTTTTCAGGGGAATAATAACATTTTTTAATAATTTGTACTTTATGAACTGGATCCCTTTTGTAGCAATCATTCCATTCATAAAGTCCAAAGAACAAAAAGTCATGTTTACCTATATTTGTATCCCGATTTTGTACAGTTTTTACATAGGCGGTGACGCATGGGAAGCTGCCGGCGGCACAAACCGCTTTGTCACCGCGGTAATTCCGTTATTTTTTATTTTATTTGCAGGTTCTTTTTACAGAATAATGGAACTGCTGCAGATTAAAAACAAAATAGTTATTTATATCCTGCTGTCTGCCATATTTATAAATATGAATTCCTTGACCGGCCCAAAAAGTCTGAAGAATCTTATTTCGCCCGGAGCCGAAGTAAAAGCGTCGGCAAACACGCTTAACATAGCGCTGTATTTAAAAAACAATTTTAATGATGACGTTACAATTGCCGGACAGGGAGCGGGTGTTCTTCCATATTTTTCGGAAAAAAAATATTTTATTGACCTTCTTGGGAAAAATGACAGTAATATCGCAAAAATGAAGGTATCTGTTATAAAAACATGGTGGGACGCCCTGACAAAAGCTCCCGGCCATATGAAGTATGACCAGCAATACTCTATTGCTGATAAAAAGCCTGATATTATTGTCCACAATGTTTTGGACGGAGTAATAGACAGATATCTGAAAGAAAATTATATTGAAAGCAAACAGCAGGGTTTTTCTTTTGTATGGTTTAAAAAAGGACTTAAGACAATAAATAATACTCTACCGGAATAATGAAAGTTTTTATTATTTAATAAATATTATTAAATACTGTATAAATAAAACCAAACAGAAATAAATCTCTTGCCCGCTTATTATAAACCCTCCTTAAAAATTTAACGCTTTAATTTATTATCTTTAAGAAAAAACACATTCAGCAGAACGGCGGCGCCGGCCCATAAAACTGTTTTTATCTGCCAGCCTGCGCTTTTTGCCCAAATGGACGGAAATAAAGAAGAGACTTCAAAATTACCGGCTGAAGGCAAAAATTTGAAAATCCAGTTTTCTCCCAGCCCCTTATTCCACCTGAACCACGGTACAAGAAATATTACGGCGGAAATAACCAGGCCGATTCCAGCCAGAATGTAAAAAACTTTTTTCTTTTCGGCATTATCGCACGCGTTTAAAACTTCGGCTGTCAGCAGCGATACCATTAATATTACAGGCACAAGAAATCTTGGCCCTGACCCGCCGCCGCCGCGCCAGTCTATCCAGGCTGTGACAAGAATAAACAGCGGTATAAACATTGCCATAATATAATAAAAAGTCTTTTTATCCCTCTTAAACATCAGTACAGCCCCGGCAAACATAAGCGAAAATACAGGCGTAAAAAAGAAAAGCCCGAATTCCTGGTCAAACAATATGCCTGCCATACCTGCAATATTTAAACTGAACACTTCCGATACCGAAGAAACTGGTTTTTCCATTGCCGGCGGCATAATATGTCCAAAAACAGCATAATTATAAAACAGGAATACTATCAGGCCCGCTCCCTGTGATGCCGCAAAGACTAACGCTTTTTTTATTTCTACCCTGTATTCAATAAGCGCTATAACGCATAAAACTCCCCAAACCACCATATTTCTTGGATGCAGCCACATGAAGAATATGGCGGACAGCGCGGGAATAAATATCCTGTTTTTCTGATACCTTATGAAATAATACGCTGCCGCAAGAAAAAACGCGCTTGCCGTTTCTGTGGCTATCTGATTAGTAAACAGAATAAAGGGCATTGACATGCCTGTGAGAAAAGCTGTTATAAAAGAGTTTTTCTCATTGTGCCCGCCTTTTACAAGTATTAAATAAAGTAAACAGCAAAAAAGCGCGGCCATCAGATTTATAAACAAAGTTACACCCATCCTGCCGGCAGTTAAATAAAACGGCGTTATTAAAACCGAGATCATTACAGGATGAAATGACACTATCTTTTCTTTTATATCCCTTTCCTGCGGCTTAAGTTCACCTTTATAAAAGCCGGAATAATCCTTGTTTTCAAAATTGTTCTTAAGGTCAAGGTCAAAATCATGAATAAGGCTGTGCGCTGTAAGAAGGTAAACAGGCTCATCGCCTGTGGGCTGATTTGCGTGATTCATCCACACCGAAACACCTGAAAATACAATAAAAAAAGCCGCGCAGAGTACGGCGGGATTTTTATACCCTTTTTCATTTTTTAAGATTTCCATAAACAGCAGCCCCGCAGCGCTTATTATAAAAAGGGCATATGAAATACCAAGCACAAGTTCCAGTTTTCTCTGCATAAAATTATGAGGTTCAGGAAAATTAAATTTAACCGCCAACGGGGATAAAAACAGCAGAATAAAAACAAATAAAACAGGTGAACAGGACAGGAAAGATTTTTTAAATGTTTTACCGGTTATATACGCCGAAACACCGGAAAACAGGATTAGATAAGTAAAAACAACAACAGGAGCCGCATAATAAATACCCGGCATTATGTACAATGGCCCGGAAAACATAAAATAGAATAAAAAACTCCCGGCAAATATCAGGTTTGCCGCTATTGCCATCTGCGCTCCATTTTATATATTACAGTACCGTAATATTTTTTTTCTTCTTTTATGTTAAACCAGTTTTTAACCCATTTGATTTCTTTTACGTTTAAAGGTGATGAAAATTGAATTTTAGAATGCCAAACGCTTCCTGCCGGCAGCCACGGCTGTTTGATTCCTATACCGTCATCGTTTATAAACCACACTTCCCTGTAATTTCTGATTTTACCGGCAAGTTCATCTTCTGTGATAAGGTTCTTGTCTTCGCTGCCGCGGATTTCAAGTTTAAACCTGTTTATAAGCGTTTCATCCCTGAATTTTTCCCATTTTGACCTTATGTTAAACCTGATGCCTTTTTTCTTTGTTTCGCTTATTTTGCCTATATACCTGTTTTCAAAATTGCTTCTGTGCTTGACCCTGTTGTAAAATTCAAAAGCAGAATAGGAATTTATACTGCTGTGCACCACAAACGCCCCTTCTTTCGCCTCTTTAACAAATTCAGAATACTGTTTTTTGTAGTCAATTTTTCTGTATTTTTCATTCCCAAAGTAATTATAAAATGCAACACCATAAAACATGAACATCACCGTTAAAGCCAGTATAATTCCTTCTCTTGATAAATAAGATATGCCAATAGCTAAAAGCACAAGTACAAGCGCGCATAAAAGAATAAGCCCGCTTTCCGGATATATGAACCTGCCAAAGACAGCTGCCAGCCACGGTATGACAAAATAAAGAAAAACCACCCAGGAGATAACAGAAATAATTTTCATGTTCTTATGGTTATACGTGAAAACCGCCATTATAATAAGGTAAAGGGCTGCCGCAAAACCAATGCCGGAAATAAAATTGAAATCAGCTGTAAAACCAAACAGATAATCTTTAAGCGCTATAAACGGCGCCATCAGGGTATTTGCCCTTAAAAACACCCCTGAAACACCCTTTAAAAGAAAAGGCATTACAGGCAGAATAAAAATAAAAATTATTATCTGCGCCTTTATCCACAAATTTATCCTTATTTCATCCCTGTATTTAATGAAAATAAGCAGGTTAAAAACAATAAGAAGCACGGCGGTAAGGCTGTGGGTATATATGCCTATTACCGACCATAAGACGAAAGGTTTCAGCAGAAAGCTGTTGTACTTTACCGACATCAAAAAATAATATGTAAGAATAAGGGAAACAAATAAAAACATA
The nucleotide sequence above comes from Candidatus Goldiibacteriota bacterium. Encoded proteins:
- a CDS encoding glycosyltransferase family 39 protein, with translation MKLNINTNSGMYLILLFLAGTVLRVIGISGQSIGPDEFITARFAADSNLITLFWNSFASQPHPPLFFMLQHIICNIFGYSETSLRLLPLLFSIAAMPVFYRLVRAFFSEKISLTAFFLFVLNPYLVYYSQEAAVFSMFLFVSLILTYYFLMSVKYNSFLLKPFVLWSVIGIYTHSLTAVLLIVFNLLIFIKYRDEIRINLWIKAQIIIFIFILPVMPFLLKGVSGVFLRANTLMAPFIALKDYLFGFTADFNFISGIGFAAALYLIIMAVFTYNHKNMKIISVISWVVFLYFVIPWLAAVFGRFIYPESGLILLCALVLVLLAIGISYLSREGIILALTVMFMFYGVAFYNYFGNEKYRKIDYKKQYSEFVKEAKEGAFVVHSSINSYSAFEFYNRVKHRSNFENRYIGKISETKKKGIRFNIRSKWEKFRDETLINRFKLEIRGSEDKNLITEDELAGKIRNYREVWFINDDGIGIKQPWLPAGSVWHSKIQFSSPLNVKEIKWVKNWFNIKEEKKYYGTVIYKMERRWQ